A part of Mycolicibacterium sp. TUM20985 genomic DNA contains:
- a CDS encoding alpha/beta hydrolase fold domain-containing protein gives MAAPRTVDVTLPGRLGDPTMELRSDPRADPRMLAAIAPFGLDTLAADLPVDRRSPLEELLAVAAAAEQAFDGVFGALLADIPSPQPVDTRTLSVTGVDGNEITLYVHRPIGVSAPMPGLLHLHGGGMAILKAADRSASVWREALAAQGCVVVGVEFRNSAGTLGAHPFPAGLEDCASALEWMHAQRDGLGLTSIVVTGESGGGNLSLATALKAKRDGRLDRIDGVYAQVPFIYGGYDTPNPALPSLVENEGYFLGPSMMTLMAALYDPTGQHTTDPLAWPYYADERDMQGLPPHVVSTDELDPLRDEGLAYLRALQRAGVDASGHTYSGVGHAGEQIVAAAVPELFQRALRDVATFARRVR, from the coding sequence ATGGCTGCACCGCGTACGGTCGACGTCACCCTTCCCGGCCGCCTCGGCGACCCGACCATGGAATTGCGCTCCGATCCGAGGGCAGACCCCCGGATGCTGGCGGCCATCGCGCCATTCGGGCTCGACACGTTGGCAGCCGATCTGCCCGTTGACCGTCGGTCACCGCTCGAGGAGCTGCTCGCCGTCGCGGCGGCCGCCGAACAGGCCTTCGACGGTGTGTTCGGTGCCCTGCTCGCCGACATCCCGTCGCCTCAGCCGGTGGACACCCGCACCCTGAGCGTCACCGGGGTCGACGGCAACGAGATCACGCTGTACGTCCATCGTCCGATCGGTGTGTCGGCACCCATGCCGGGTCTACTTCATCTCCACGGCGGAGGGATGGCCATCCTCAAGGCGGCCGACCGGTCCGCCTCGGTGTGGCGGGAAGCGCTTGCCGCCCAAGGCTGCGTGGTCGTCGGCGTCGAGTTCCGTAATTCCGCCGGAACGCTTGGCGCGCACCCGTTTCCGGCCGGTCTCGAGGACTGTGCCAGCGCGCTGGAGTGGATGCACGCGCAGCGCGACGGTCTCGGGTTGACGTCGATCGTCGTGACCGGTGAGTCCGGCGGTGGCAACCTGTCGCTCGCCACGGCGTTGAAGGCCAAGCGGGACGGCAGGCTCGACCGGATCGACGGGGTGTACGCCCAGGTGCCGTTCATCTACGGCGGTTACGACACCCCCAACCCCGCGCTACCGTCGCTCGTCGAGAACGAGGGCTACTTCCTGGGCCCGTCGATGATGACGCTCATGGCGGCGCTGTACGACCCGACGGGTCAGCACACCACCGATCCGCTGGCGTGGCCGTACTACGCCGACGAGCGTGACATGCAGGGGTTGCCGCCGCACGTCGTGAGCACCGACGAGCTCGACCCCCTGCGGGACGAGGGGCTGGCCTACCTGCGGGCGTTGCAGCGCGCAGGCGTGGACGCCTCGGGCCATACCTACAGCGGGGTCGGGCACGCAGGCGAGCAGATCGTGGCCGCGGCGGTTCCCGAGCTGTTCCAACGGGCGCTGCGCGACGTCGCGACCTTTGCGCGCCGCGTGCGATGA
- a CDS encoding M20/M25/M40 family metallo-hydrolase produces the protein MVTVSDSPQPSDEVVELVSALIRFDTSNTGELDTTAGEEECARWVARQLEDVGYECEYVESGAPGRGNVVTRLRGADPSRGALLVHGHLDVVPAEAADWSVHPFSGAVSDGYVWGRGAIDMKNMIGMMIAVARHLKRTGTVPPRDLVFAFVADEEAGGKYGCGWLVENRPDLFAGVTEAIGEVGGFSLTVPHRDGGDKRLYLIETAEKGMRWMRLTARGRAGHGSFVHDDNAVTTLAGAVARLGSYEFPVVLTDPVAQFLGAVGEETGHAFDPASPDLEGTIAKLGPIGRIVGATLRDSANPTMLKAGYKANVIPATAEAVVDCRVLPGRQAAFEATVDELIGPDVTREWITELPSYETTFDGELVDAMNSALLSVDPDARIVPYMLSGGTDAKHFARLGIRCFGFIPLRLPPELDFAALFHGVDERVPVESLTFGTQVLEHFLLHC, from the coding sequence ATGGTGACCGTGAGTGATTCTCCCCAGCCGTCCGACGAGGTCGTCGAACTCGTCAGCGCGTTGATTCGGTTCGACACCTCGAACACCGGCGAGCTCGACACCACCGCGGGTGAGGAGGAGTGCGCCCGCTGGGTGGCTCGTCAGCTCGAGGACGTCGGCTACGAATGCGAGTACGTCGAGTCGGGCGCCCCGGGCCGCGGCAACGTCGTCACCCGACTGCGCGGCGCCGACCCCAGCCGCGGGGCCCTGCTCGTGCACGGCCACCTCGACGTGGTGCCCGCCGAGGCGGCCGACTGGAGCGTGCACCCGTTCTCCGGCGCCGTCTCCGACGGCTACGTCTGGGGCCGCGGGGCGATCGACATGAAGAACATGATCGGGATGATGATCGCGGTCGCACGCCACCTCAAGCGGACCGGGACCGTGCCGCCGCGCGATCTGGTGTTCGCCTTCGTCGCCGACGAGGAGGCCGGCGGCAAGTACGGCTGCGGGTGGCTGGTCGAGAACCGGCCCGATCTGTTCGCGGGCGTCACCGAGGCGATCGGCGAGGTCGGCGGGTTCTCCCTGACCGTGCCGCACCGAGACGGCGGCGACAAGCGGCTCTATCTGATCGAAACCGCCGAGAAGGGCATGCGGTGGATGCGGCTGACCGCCCGCGGCCGGGCCGGGCACGGTTCCTTCGTGCACGACGACAACGCCGTCACCACGCTCGCGGGGGCGGTCGCACGGCTGGGCAGCTACGAGTTCCCGGTCGTCCTGACCGATCCGGTCGCGCAGTTCCTCGGCGCCGTGGGCGAGGAGACGGGACACGCCTTCGATCCCGCGTCACCGGACCTCGAGGGGACGATCGCCAAGTTGGGGCCCATTGGGCGCATCGTGGGCGCCACGCTGCGCGACTCGGCCAACCCCACCATGCTGAAGGCCGGCTACAAGGCCAACGTCATCCCCGCCACCGCCGAGGCCGTCGTCGACTGCCGGGTGCTGCCGGGGCGGCAGGCGGCGTTCGAGGCGACGGTCGACGAGCTGATCGGGCCGGACGTGACCCGCGAGTGGATCACCGAGTTGCCGTCGTATGAGACAACGTTCGACGGCGAGCTGGTCGACGCCATGAACTCGGCGCTGCTGTCGGTGGATCCCGACGCGCGCATCGTGCCCTACATGCTCTCCGGCGGTACGGACGCCAAACACTTTGCGCGCCTTGGCATTCGTTGCTTCGGCTTCATCCCGCTGCGCCTGCCCCCCGAACTGGACTTCGCGGCGTTGTTCCACGGCGTCGATGAGCGGGTACCCGTCGAATCGCTGACGTTCGGAACCCAGGTTCTCGAGCACTTCCTCCTGCACTGCTGA
- a CDS encoding YbhB/YbcL family Raf kinase inhibitor-like protein, which translates to MSTPYDNLPQLPSFTLTSTSITDGAPLSQEQVSGIMGAGGSDVSPQLSWSGFPETTRSFAVTMYDPDAPTASGFWHWAVANLPATVTELPEGVGDGSHAEFPGDALTLPNDAGLKRFIGAAPPPGHGPHRYFVAVHAVDVEKLDLPESATPAYLGFNLFSHAIARAVIMGTYEIAD; encoded by the coding sequence ATGAGCACCCCGTACGACAACCTTCCCCAGTTGCCGAGCTTCACCCTCACCTCGACCTCGATCACCGACGGCGCGCCGCTGTCGCAGGAACAGGTCAGCGGCATCATGGGCGCCGGGGGATCGGACGTGTCCCCGCAGTTGAGCTGGTCGGGGTTCCCCGAGACCACGCGCAGCTTCGCCGTGACGATGTACGACCCCGACGCGCCGACGGCCTCCGGGTTTTGGCACTGGGCGGTGGCGAACCTGCCCGCGACGGTGACGGAGCTGCCCGAGGGCGTCGGCGACGGCAGCCACGCCGAGTTTCCCGGCGACGCGCTGACACTGCCCAACGACGCCGGTCTGAAGCGCTTCATCGGCGCTGCCCCGCCCCCGGGACACGGCCCGCACCGCTACTTCGTGGCCGTCCACGCCGTCGACGTGGAGAAGTTGGACCTGCCCGAGAGCGCCACCCCGGCGTACCTGGGTTTCAACCTGTTCAGCCACGCGATCGCGCGCGCCGTCATCATGGGCACCTACGAGATCGCCGACTAA
- a CDS encoding quinone-dependent dihydroorotate dehydrogenase, producing the protein MYGALRRILFLVPPERIHTVVFACLRLVTATALARRVLGKWLAPHDPVLESTVFGVKFPGPVGLAAGFDKDGTGLNTWGAMGFGYAEIGTVTAHAQPGNPPPRMFRLADDRALLNRMGFNNHGAGELALRLSRHVAGIPIGANIGKTKTTPGADAVADYTESARLVGPLADFLVVNVSSPNTPGLRDLQAVASLRPILTAVRAQTTTPVLVKIAPDLSDADVDEIADLAVELGLAGIVATNTTVSRDGLATLGVADLGPGGVSGPPVAQRSVEILRRLYRRVGDRLVLISVGGIETADDAWERITAGASLLQGYTGFVYGGGSWAKNLHDGLARRLHDGGFATLAEAVGSATPREQT; encoded by the coding sequence ATCTATGGCGCGCTGCGGCGGATCCTGTTCCTGGTGCCGCCCGAGCGGATCCACACCGTGGTCTTCGCCTGCCTGCGCTTGGTCACGGCGACCGCGCTGGCGCGCCGGGTTCTCGGGAAGTGGCTGGCGCCACACGATCCCGTTCTGGAGTCGACGGTGTTCGGGGTCAAATTCCCCGGCCCCGTGGGCTTGGCCGCAGGCTTCGACAAGGACGGCACGGGTCTGAACACTTGGGGCGCAATGGGTTTCGGGTACGCCGAGATCGGCACCGTGACCGCGCACGCGCAACCGGGCAACCCCCCGCCGCGGATGTTCCGCCTCGCCGACGACCGAGCGCTGCTCAATCGGATGGGCTTCAACAACCACGGTGCCGGCGAGTTGGCGTTGCGACTGAGCCGCCACGTCGCCGGAATCCCGATTGGCGCCAACATCGGCAAGACCAAGACCACGCCGGGAGCGGACGCGGTGGCCGACTACACCGAGAGCGCCCGCCTCGTCGGCCCCCTGGCGGACTTCCTGGTGGTCAACGTCAGCTCGCCCAACACCCCCGGGCTGCGCGACCTGCAGGCCGTGGCCTCGCTGCGGCCCATCCTGACGGCGGTCCGGGCGCAGACCACGACACCGGTGCTGGTGAAGATCGCCCCGGACCTGTCCGACGCCGACGTCGACGAGATCGCCGATCTGGCAGTCGAACTGGGGCTGGCGGGCATCGTCGCCACCAACACCACCGTGTCGCGCGACGGTCTGGCGACCCTCGGCGTCGCCGACCTTGGCCCCGGCGGCGTCTCCGGGCCGCCGGTCGCGCAGCGCTCCGTCGAGATCCTGCGGCGGCTCTACCGTCGCGTCGGCGACCGGCTGGTCTTGATCAGCGTCGGCGGCATCGAGACGGCCGACGACGCGTGGGAGCGAATCACTGCGGGTGCCTCACTGCTGCAGGGGTACACCGGCTTCGTCTACGGCGGCGGTTCCTGGGCCAAGAACCTTCACGACGGCCTGGCGCGACGCCTCCACGACGGCGGGTTCGCCACCCTGGCCGAGGCGGTCGGCTCGGCAACGCCTCGCGAGCAGACGTAA
- a CDS encoding DUF5703 family protein, with amino-acid sequence MTAHQRGRMPAAWEADLSDDYEWVPLRLPPDVTRVSASIRLSIEAEYRGWELTRVRLYTDGSRRVLLRRRKSASEWMSDDGRPKP; translated from the coding sequence ATGACGGCCCATCAGCGCGGGCGCATGCCCGCCGCGTGGGAGGCGGATCTCTCCGACGACTACGAGTGGGTGCCACTTCGGCTGCCGCCGGACGTGACCCGGGTGTCCGCGTCGATCCGGCTGTCCATCGAGGCCGAGTATCGCGGCTGGGAGTTGACCCGCGTGCGCCTCTACACCGATGGCAGTCGACGGGTGTTGTTGCGGCGCAGGAAGTCTGCGTCGGAATGGATGAGCGACGACGGTCGGCCCAAGCCATGA
- a CDS encoding YncE family protein has product MVACLACSTTPTDSPPPTISPARAADSPAVTTTPAGSVRPLDGVGEAAVFDAATSTLVVLTQGAGGGSALTVFPAAGAARTVRLPAPATAVVDDGGGTVFASTKGGYFMVDVRGGDAVTRFDVDGQPDTEFTAITRRADGKVVLGSADGAVYTLGSDTSVQARLQIFARVDALVARGDTVAVLDRGQTSVTTVDASGTKQEHALRAGEGATTMVTDPEGRILVADTRGQALLVFGTDPLMLRQQYPVKGAPYGLAGTSRLAWVSQTATNSVVGYDLSTGIPVEKVRHPTVQQPNFLSFDDSTGTLFVVSGSGAGVQVIPRAAG; this is encoded by the coding sequence ATGGTTGCCTGCCTGGCGTGTTCCACTACGCCCACCGACAGTCCGCCACCCACGATCTCCCCTGCCCGGGCGGCCGATTCGCCCGCGGTGACCACGACGCCCGCGGGGTCGGTGCGACCCCTCGACGGGGTGGGCGAGGCAGCGGTCTTCGATGCGGCTACATCGACGCTGGTGGTGCTGACCCAGGGCGCCGGGGGCGGGTCGGCGCTCACCGTGTTTCCCGCGGCCGGGGCGGCTCGGACGGTGCGGCTGCCTGCGCCAGCGACCGCCGTCGTCGATGACGGCGGCGGCACGGTGTTCGCGTCCACGAAGGGTGGCTACTTCATGGTCGACGTTCGCGGAGGTGACGCGGTGACCCGGTTCGACGTCGACGGCCAGCCCGACACCGAGTTCACCGCGATCACCCGTCGGGCGGACGGAAAGGTGGTCCTCGGCAGCGCCGACGGTGCGGTGTACACGCTCGGCTCCGACACCTCGGTGCAGGCGCGGCTGCAGATCTTCGCTCGCGTCGACGCCCTGGTCGCGCGGGGTGACACGGTCGCCGTCCTCGATCGCGGCCAGACGTCGGTCACGACCGTGGACGCCTCCGGCACCAAGCAGGAGCACGCACTGCGGGCGGGTGAGGGCGCCACCACGATGGTCACCGACCCCGAGGGCCGCATCCTCGTCGCCGACACCCGCGGTCAGGCACTCCTAGTGTTCGGCACGGACCCGCTCATGCTGCGCCAGCAGTACCCCGTCAAGGGGGCGCCCTACGGCCTCGCGGGCACCTCGCGGCTGGCGTGGGTGTCGCAGACGGCGACCAACAGCGTGGTTGGTTACGATCTCTCGACCGGAATTCCCGTCGAGAAGGTGCGCCATCCCACCGTGCAGCAGCCCAACTTCCTGAGCTTCGACGATTCGACCGGCACGCTGTTCGTGGTGTCCGGCTCGGGTGCGGGCGTGCAAGTGATCCCACGGGCCGCCGGATGA